The following are from one region of the Thiocapsa rosea genome:
- a CDS encoding nitrogen fixation protein NifZ, which produces MDLSELERAQLGPGDLVYAAADIYNDGGIPDLPEDALIAAAGTRGVILNIGHLEEDPERELYLVRFEGEGAELGPPAGCWPEELGTAPNQAPAEVG; this is translated from the coding sequence ATGGATCTCAGTGAACTGGAGCGTGCTCAGTTGGGCCCGGGCGATCTGGTCTACGCCGCCGCGGACATCTACAACGACGGCGGTATCCCGGATCTCCCCGAGGATGCCTTGATCGCGGCGGCCGGAACCCGCGGCGTTATCCTCAACATCGGACATCTCGAAGAGGACCCCGAACGGGAGCTTTACCTGGTGCGGTTCGAAGGGGAGGGCGCCGAGCTCGGGCCGCCCGCGGGCTGTTGGCCGGAGGAACTCGGCACCGCGCCGAATCAAGCGCCCGCAGAGGTGGGCTAG
- a CDS encoding RES family NAD+ phosphorylase: MFRAHTPQWASRPTSGAGAAARGGRFNREGVEALYLSLDEVTALREYQQTSPFLPPCTMCSYTAALRDLVDLRQLHHGAPWDELWHDWREDWRHLKFELHIEPPTWVLADMVLADGYTGILFPSQAHEGGTNAVVYSDRLTDGNSVTVNDPDGRLPRDMSSWAR; encoded by the coding sequence TTGTTCCGGGCGCATACCCCGCAGTGGGCCAGCCGGCCCACCAGCGGCGCAGGCGCCGCAGCCCGAGGGGGGCGGTTCAACCGAGAAGGCGTCGAGGCGCTGTACCTGTCGTTGGATGAGGTAACCGCCTTGCGCGAGTACCAGCAGACCTCACCCTTCCTTCCACCCTGCACGATGTGCTCGTACACCGCGGCGCTGCGAGACCTGGTCGACCTGCGCCAGCTCCACCACGGGGCGCCCTGGGACGAGCTATGGCACGACTGGCGCGAGGACTGGCGCCACCTGAAGTTCGAGCTGCATATCGAACCCCCGACTTGGGTTCTCGCCGATATGGTGCTGGCCGATGGCTACACCGGCATCCTCTTTCCGAGTCAGGCGCACGAGGGCGGAACCAACGCCGTGGTGTATTCAGACCGGCTCACGGATGGCAACTCGGTCACCGTCAACGACCCCGACGGGCGACTCCCCCGCGACATGTCCAGCTGGGCGCGATGA
- a CDS encoding MarC family protein, giving the protein MTPSRIAVLIILLLLPSIALAADEGGYRLGFLQIIGLFMVTLGPLKMIAPFGRVTSRLTSAELHRLAFASVLIGTAAVVLGGGLGSLLAANWGVSTPILTICTGLIFFLIALRTVLAQYEPALPATLADDTVPSPFRIAFPMVVTPYGIAAVVALLSLFQDDLTRMLQVFAALIVVMAINLITMLYVRTILSPLPAALLQLLGAVLGVLQVALALRILLIGLRDLGLAVNLHG; this is encoded by the coding sequence ATGACACCCTCACGGATCGCTGTTTTGATCATTCTGCTCCTGTTGCCGTCCATCGCGCTGGCAGCGGACGAGGGGGGCTACCGGCTGGGCTTTCTCCAGATCATCGGGCTCTTTATGGTGACGCTCGGGCCGCTGAAGATGATTGCGCCGTTCGGGCGCGTCACGTCAAGGTTGACGTCGGCCGAGCTGCATCGCCTCGCGTTCGCGAGCGTGCTGATCGGAACCGCCGCCGTTGTTTTGGGCGGCGGTCTCGGCAGTCTTCTCGCAGCCAACTGGGGCGTCTCCACGCCGATCCTGACGATCTGCACCGGCCTGATCTTCTTTTTGATCGCCCTCCGCACGGTTCTCGCGCAGTACGAGCCGGCGTTGCCTGCAACACTCGCGGACGACACGGTACCTTCGCCGTTCAGGATCGCCTTTCCGATGGTCGTCACGCCCTATGGGATCGCCGCTGTGGTGGCCTTGCTCTCGCTGTTCCAGGACGACTTGACCCGGATGCTTCAGGTCTTCGCCGCACTGATTGTCGTGATGGCGATCAACCTCATCACGATGCTCTACGTACGGACCATCCTGAGCCCCTTGCCGGCGGCCCTGCTGCAGCTGCTCGGTGCCGTTCTCGGTGTCCTGCAGGTGGCGTTGGCGCTGCGCATCCTGTTGATTGGGTTGCGGGATCTGGGGCTTGCGGTCAATCTGCACGGATGA
- the glpQ gene encoding glycerophosphodiester phosphodiesterase has protein sequence MLRRILRFLLPMAITMTPTPAATSNTAPDAAGAPIVIAHRGASAYLPEHTLAAKAMAHAMGADFLEQDVVLTRDGQAIVLHDLYLEGLTDVARRFPDRARADGRWYAIDFSLSEIRTLRLHERRNPATGQPIFPERFPAEADLFRIHTLEDELSLIRGLNRSTGRTAGIYVELKHPAWHIAEGLDPVPIVMRELDRAGYRGLEDHVYIQCFEPDTLKRLHEEIGTRIPLIQLIGENAWSPDLSVDFERMRTREGLAAVAEYAHGIGPWIGQIHEGLDDTGAHRTTRLVADAHAAGLLVHPYTFRRDALPEGFEDFDALLRFFLVDQRVEGIFTDHPDLAVRFRRGLIGDDQPK, from the coding sequence ATGCTGCGCCGAATCCTCCGTTTCCTCTTGCCGATGGCCATCACGATGACACCGACACCAGCCGCCACGTCCAATACCGCGCCCGACGCGGCCGGAGCCCCGATCGTCATCGCCCACCGCGGCGCCTCCGCATACCTTCCCGAGCACACCCTGGCGGCCAAGGCGATGGCTCATGCGATGGGTGCGGACTTTCTGGAGCAGGATGTCGTTCTGACACGAGACGGTCAGGCGATCGTCCTTCACGATCTCTATCTGGAGGGTCTCACCGATGTCGCTCGGCGCTTCCCCGACCGCGCGCGCGCTGACGGGCGCTGGTATGCGATCGATTTCAGCCTGTCCGAGATCCGCACGCTGCGTCTGCACGAACGGAGGAATCCCGCCACCGGCCAACCGATCTTTCCCGAACGGTTTCCGGCCGAGGCCGACCTGTTCCGAATCCACACCCTTGAAGACGAGCTGAGCCTGATCCGCGGCCTGAACCGATCGACCGGACGTACCGCGGGGATCTATGTGGAGTTGAAACACCCGGCATGGCATATCGCCGAGGGCCTGGATCCGGTGCCGATCGTCATGCGGGAGCTGGATCGAGCCGGCTATCGCGGCCTGGAGGATCACGTCTACATCCAGTGCTTCGAGCCCGACACGCTCAAGCGTCTGCACGAGGAGATCGGCACGCGCATCCCCCTGATCCAACTGATCGGCGAGAACGCTTGGTCGCCCGACCTGTCGGTCGATTTCGAGCGGATGCGCACTCGCGAGGGTCTGGCCGCCGTCGCCGAGTATGCCCACGGAATCGGCCCCTGGATCGGCCAGATCCATGAGGGCCTGGACGACACCGGCGCCCATCGCACCACGCGCTTGGTCGCCGACGCCCATGCCGCGGGACTCCTCGTCCACCCCTACACCTTTCGGCGCGACGCACTCCCCGAGGGCTTCGAAGACTTCGACGCGCTCCTGCGGTTCTTCCTCGTCGATCAGCGAGTCGAGGGGATCTTCACCGATCATCCGGACCTCGCCGTTCGCTTCAGAAGAGGGCTCATCGGCGACGACCAACCGAAGTAG
- a CDS encoding solute carrier family 23 protein, which translates to MLRAGSRGRAWSFGRAGFLTAERPPDLIYGIDERPPWLKALLVAVQHAAIICPTLVLVAIVVHAAGGSAIDSQQAMARGLVAIAIMTALQAIRLPGIGSGFFLPPVVTATYLPASLAAVAAGGLPLVFGMTLVAGAFQVFFSRTIGLLRKVFPAVVSGVILMAVGMELCRRGTELCRRTLGLSLERRGGSNRRPGDGRTLRGVARVQGVT; encoded by the coding sequence ATGCTCCGTGCCGGATCGAGGGGTCGAGCATGGTCCTTCGGGCGTGCGGGCTTCCTAACGGCCGAGCGTCCGCCCGATTTGATCTACGGGATCGACGAGCGGCCGCCATGGCTGAAAGCGCTCTTGGTCGCCGTCCAGCACGCCGCGATCATTTGTCCCACGCTGGTGCTGGTTGCGATCGTCGTTCATGCTGCGGGCGGCTCCGCGATCGATTCACAACAGGCGATGGCGCGCGGTCTCGTCGCTATCGCGATCATGACCGCCTTGCAGGCGATCCGGCTTCCCGGCATCGGCTCCGGCTTCTTTCTGCCGCCGGTCGTAACCGCGACCTATCTGCCTGCGAGCCTGGCCGCGGTGGCGGCCGGCGGACTTCCGTTGGTGTTCGGCATGACCCTGGTGGCCGGCGCCTTCCAGGTGTTCTTCTCGCGGACGATCGGGCTGCTGCGCAAGGTGTTTCCGGCCGTGGTCTCCGGCGTGATCCTGATGGCGGTCGGGATGGAGCTCTGTCGTAGAGGAACAGAGCTTTGCCGCCGGACTCTCGGGCTATCTCTCGAGCGTCGAGGCGGATCGAATCGACGCCCGGGCGACGGGCGAACGCTGCGAGGTGTCGCTCGTGTTCAGGGTGTGACTTGA
- a CDS encoding cation transporter, with amino-acid sequence MLGINAVMFLVIATGAFYGNSTALLADSLDNLGDALTYGLSLYAVSRGAVVKAKVALFKGALIFLAACAVAAQIAYKLVVPSVPLFEVMGLFSLLGLAANSLCLYLLWRHRHDDVNMSSVWECSRNDIASNLSVFVAAGVVWLTGSGWADILVAIGLVWLLLRSAMRVISSAMAELRAAA; translated from the coding sequence GTGCTCGGCATCAATGCCGTCATGTTCCTGGTGATCGCGACAGGCGCGTTCTACGGAAACTCGACGGCGCTGCTGGCCGACAGTCTCGATAACCTCGGCGACGCTTTGACGTACGGGCTCAGCCTGTACGCCGTGTCCAGAGGCGCCGTCGTCAAGGCGAAGGTCGCGCTCTTCAAGGGCGCTCTGATCTTCCTGGCGGCGTGCGCAGTGGCGGCCCAGATTGCCTACAAGCTGGTGGTGCCCAGCGTCCCCCTCTTCGAGGTCATGGGCCTGTTCAGCCTTCTCGGTCTTGCCGCAAACTCGCTGTGTCTCTACTTGCTTTGGCGGCATCGTCACGACGACGTGAACATGAGCTCGGTATGGGAGTGTTCGCGAAACGACATCGCATCGAATCTGTCGGTGTTTGTCGCGGCTGGAGTGGTCTGGCTCACCGGGTCGGGCTGGGCGGACATCCTGGTGGCAATCGGTCTCGTATGGCTGTTGCTGCGCTCTGCGATGCGCGTCATTTCGTCGGCCATGGCGGAGCTGCGTGCTGCGGCATGA
- a CDS encoding GNAT family N-acetyltransferase — MSLRIRRLEPGDDRRRFTSGNPDLDRFFQRFAGQNQFRHHLGVTYIAVEADDISGFITVAPSEIEIDSFPVDRRRQLPRYPLPVLRLARLAVAKQAQGGGVGNALLRFGLALACRTADEIGCVGVVVDAKPEATAFYRRYGFEPLAVIEGGLLHRPEPIPMFLPISAIPCTTDR, encoded by the coding sequence ATGAGTCTTCGGATCCGGCGCCTGGAGCCAGGCGATGATCGCCGCCGTTTCACCAGCGGAAATCCGGATCTCGATCGTTTCTTTCAGCGTTTCGCGGGACAGAATCAGTTTCGTCACCATCTTGGCGTGACCTACATCGCGGTTGAAGCCGATGACATCTCGGGCTTTATTACGGTCGCGCCGTCTGAGATCGAGATCGACAGCTTCCCCGTCGATCGCCGCCGTCAACTCCCGCGTTATCCCTTGCCCGTGCTCCGGCTGGCGCGGCTCGCGGTCGCTAAACAGGCGCAAGGCGGCGGGGTCGGAAACGCATTGCTGCGCTTCGGCTTGGCGCTCGCCTGTCGGACCGCCGACGAGATTGGCTGCGTCGGCGTGGTGGTCGACGCCAAACCAGAGGCTACGGCTTTCTATCGGCGCTATGGCTTTGAGCCGCTTGCGGTCATCGAGGGTGGGTTGCTTCATCGGCCGGAACCCATCCCGATGTTCCTCCCCATCTCGGCGATTCCCTGCACGACCGACCGCTGA
- the eno gene encoding phosphopyruvate hydratase produces the protein MTPRIQSIDALEILDSRGNPTVRVNVRLDNGILGTSSVPSGASTGENEAVELRDGDPDRYGGKGVRKAVANVNDLIAPALIGADPREQAKIDHAMLALDGTENKAKLGANAILGVSQAVARVAAAACNLPLYAYLGGAGAVRLPVPMMNVLNGGKHADSGMDFQEFMVFPIGAPTFAEALRYGTETFHALHRLLASKGYATSVGDEGGFAPKLKSNEEACDLIVKAILAAGYEPGEDIAIALDPAASSFYEDGKYRLSRSGQGEKTAAEMTALFKDWVTEYPIVSIEDSHDENDWNGFKGITAALGDKVQIVGDDLLVTNTKFIARAVEEQACNAVLIKLNQIGTVTETIAAIDLCRKAGWGYVISHRSGETEDSFMADFAVAMGGGQIKTGSACRSERIAKYNRLLEIERELGAAAVLGR, from the coding sequence ATGACCCCACGCATTCAATCCATCGACGCACTGGAAATCCTCGACTCGCGCGGAAACCCGACCGTGCGCGTGAATGTCCGGCTCGACAACGGCATCCTCGGCACCTCCTCGGTCCCGTCCGGGGCCTCGACCGGCGAGAACGAGGCCGTCGAGTTGCGCGACGGCGACCCGGATCGCTACGGCGGAAAGGGCGTTCGCAAGGCCGTGGCCAACGTCAACGATCTGATTGCCCCGGCCCTGATCGGCGCCGATCCGCGCGAGCAGGCGAAGATCGACCATGCGATGCTCGCGCTCGACGGGACCGAGAACAAGGCCAAGCTCGGCGCCAACGCCATCCTCGGTGTCTCCCAGGCGGTTGCCCGCGTCGCCGCCGCGGCCTGCAATCTCCCGCTTTACGCCTACCTGGGCGGTGCAGGCGCGGTGCGTCTTCCCGTCCCCATGATGAACGTGCTCAACGGCGGCAAACACGCCGACTCCGGCATGGATTTCCAGGAGTTCATGGTCTTTCCGATCGGCGCGCCGACCTTCGCCGAGGCGCTGCGCTACGGCACCGAGACCTTTCACGCCTTGCATCGACTGCTGGCCTCCAAGGGCTATGCCACCAGCGTCGGGGACGAGGGCGGATTTGCACCCAAGCTGAAGAGCAACGAAGAGGCCTGCGACCTGATCGTCAAGGCCATCCTTGCCGCGGGTTACGAGCCCGGCGAGGACATCGCGATCGCCTTGGACCCCGCCGCCAGCTCCTTCTATGAAGACGGCAAGTACCGGCTCAGCCGCAGCGGGCAGGGAGAGAAAACCGCCGCGGAGATGACCGCGCTCTTCAAGGATTGGGTGACCGAGTACCCCATCGTCTCGATCGAGGACAGTCACGACGAGAACGACTGGAACGGCTTCAAGGGCATCACGGCCGCACTCGGCGACAAGGTCCAGATCGTCGGCGACGATCTGCTCGTGACCAACACCAAGTTCATCGCCCGCGCCGTCGAAGAGCAGGCCTGCAACGCCGTGCTCATCAAGCTCAACCAGATCGGTACGGTCACCGAGACGATCGCCGCCATCGACCTCTGCCGCAAGGCCGGCTGGGGCTATGTCATCTCCCATCGTTCCGGCGAGACCGAGGACAGCTTCATGGCCGACTTCGCGGTCGCCATGGGTGGCGGCCAGATCAAAACCGGCTCGGCTTGCCGCTCGGAGCGTATCGCCAAGTACAACCGGCTGCTCGAGATCGAGCGCGAGCTAGGGGCGGCAGCGGTGCTCGGTCGCTGA
- a CDS encoding universal stress protein: protein MKRFRNILFVADPEKGCRSAFERAVLLAENNQAEFTLVDVIPRVSAGFRLRGGGTTAEDLQAAATEQRLRRLESLIKPYEPRLDIRVKVLTGTPYLEIIREVLRSTHDLVMRPPEDAGWFGRLLGSDDMNLLRQCPCPVWAIKCKGSGSFRRILAAVDVDDSLRPEETRHAMNLRILEIAGSLALSEFADLHVVHIWDAIGEMLLRGTVVSTPEAEVTAYVDQVRERHAAYLAALLKEVTGILGEDALDFLKPKTHLMRGEARKKIPALARKLGADLVVMGTVGRGGIPGLLMGNTAEAILQQVDCSVLAIKPPGFVTAVELDG, encoded by the coding sequence ATGAAACGGTTCAGGAACATCCTCTTCGTCGCGGATCCCGAGAAAGGCTGCAGGTCCGCCTTCGAGCGCGCGGTCCTGCTGGCCGAGAACAATCAGGCCGAGTTCACTTTAGTCGATGTAATTCCCCGCGTAAGCGCCGGATTCCGCCTTCGCGGCGGCGGCACAACTGCAGAGGACTTGCAGGCTGCAGCGACCGAACAGCGCCTGCGCCGATTGGAGTCTTTGATCAAACCCTACGAGCCGCGACTCGACATCCGGGTCAAGGTCCTGACTGGAACGCCCTACCTCGAGATCATTCGCGAAGTCCTGCGCAGCACACATGACCTGGTGATGCGCCCTCCGGAGGATGCGGGTTGGTTCGGCCGCTTGTTGGGCAGCGACGACATGAACCTGCTGCGCCAATGCCCCTGTCCGGTTTGGGCCATCAAGTGCAAGGGATCAGGGTCCTTTCGACGGATCCTGGCGGCGGTGGATGTCGACGACAGCCTCCGGCCGGAGGAAACCCGGCATGCGATGAACCTACGGATTCTGGAGATCGCGGGGTCTCTGGCACTGTCGGAATTTGCCGATCTGCATGTCGTTCATATCTGGGACGCGATCGGCGAGATGCTCCTTCGCGGGACCGTCGTGAGTACCCCGGAAGCGGAGGTCACTGCCTATGTCGACCAGGTCCGCGAGCGCCATGCGGCGTATCTTGCGGCATTGCTGAAGGAGGTCACCGGCATCTTGGGAGAGGATGCGTTGGACTTTCTGAAACCGAAAACGCACCTCATGCGCGGAGAAGCCAGAAAAAAGATCCCGGCGCTCGCGCGCAAACTCGGTGCCGACCTTGTCGTGATGGGCACGGTCGGTCGTGGCGGGATCCCCGGCTTGTTGATGGGCAACACGGCCGAGGCCATCCTGCAGCAGGTGGATTGTTCCGTGCTTGCAATCAAGCCGCCGGGATTCGTCACAGCGGTTGAGCTGGACGGCTGA
- a CDS encoding potassium/proton antiporter, translating to MSNIDHFVLIGAALLLVAILASALSYRIGMPLLLVFLAVGMLAGEDGPGGIVFNDIDIAYAVGSVTLAVILLNGGLNTRSDTFRTSLRPAFVLATLGVLITCVVLGLFTAWLLDLGVVEGLLVGAVVGSTDAAAVFALLRARGLQLKERVAATLEMESGSNDPMAIFLTIAFIELLVAEHRAPNLDILPLFVQQMGMGLVAGIGGGYLLVWLTNRLSLERGMYPLLVLAGGLAIYGSTTVLGGSGFLAIYLTGVVLSHHSPRESHNILQVHNGFAWLAQIGMFLMLGLLATPTGLIADAPAAFAIALVLMFVARPIAVAVCLIPFRFPWREQLFIAWVGLRGAVPIILALFPLLAGIGQAELILDLAFFVVLISLTVQGWTIPRLARRLRLEVPAKPGPNERLELTPRPADGHAILGYHLGTSTRALGRRASDLRNSGDAWAVAVLRDGRTLMPEAAGPLAPGDWLYLVAKDADTATLGDLLVSREAPEFLDERVFFGDFILKGNAPLGAVAAQYGQPVQDGMAGMTLEQFMCAKLDEVPVVGDRVRLGKLELVIRDIRGDKITQVGLRIPTHL from the coding sequence ATGAGCAACATCGACCACTTTGTCCTGATTGGTGCAGCCCTTTTGCTGGTGGCGATCCTCGCCAGTGCGCTGTCGTATCGAATCGGCATGCCCTTGCTCCTGGTCTTCCTGGCGGTCGGCATGCTGGCGGGTGAAGACGGACCCGGCGGCATCGTCTTCAACGATATCGACATCGCCTACGCGGTGGGGAGCGTGACACTGGCGGTGATTCTACTCAACGGCGGTCTCAACACCCGTTCGGACACCTTCCGCACAAGCCTGCGCCCAGCGTTCGTCCTGGCGACCCTGGGCGTGTTGATCACCTGCGTGGTCTTGGGCCTGTTTACCGCTTGGTTGTTGGATCTCGGGGTGGTTGAGGGCTTGCTGGTGGGCGCGGTGGTGGGCTCCACCGATGCCGCCGCGGTGTTTGCATTGCTGCGCGCACGAGGTTTGCAGCTCAAGGAACGGGTCGCGGCCACGCTCGAAATGGAATCCGGCAGCAACGACCCTATGGCGATCTTCCTGACGATTGCCTTCATCGAGCTGTTGGTTGCCGAGCATCGGGCTCCGAATCTGGACATCCTGCCGCTGTTCGTGCAACAGATGGGCATGGGGCTCGTCGCCGGCATCGGCGGAGGCTATTTGCTGGTTTGGCTGACCAACCGGCTGTCGCTCGAACGGGGGATGTACCCGCTCCTGGTGCTCGCGGGAGGGCTCGCAATCTATGGTTCGACCACGGTGCTGGGGGGCAGTGGCTTTCTGGCGATCTATCTGACCGGGGTCGTCCTCAGTCACCACTCGCCGCGTGAATCACACAACATCCTTCAAGTGCACAACGGTTTTGCCTGGCTGGCACAGATCGGCATGTTTCTGATGCTCGGTCTCCTGGCGACCCCGACCGGCCTGATCGCGGATGCGCCGGCCGCCTTCGCGATCGCCTTGGTCTTGATGTTCGTCGCCCGACCCATCGCGGTTGCCGTGTGCCTGATCCCCTTTCGGTTTCCTTGGCGCGAGCAACTCTTTATCGCCTGGGTCGGACTGCGCGGGGCCGTGCCGATCATCTTGGCCCTCTTCCCTCTGTTGGCGGGCATCGGGCAAGCCGAGCTGATCCTGGATTTAGCCTTTTTCGTCGTGCTCATCTCGCTCACCGTGCAGGGTTGGACGATTCCCCGCCTGGCGCGGCGGCTCAGGCTCGAGGTCCCGGCGAAACCGGGGCCGAACGAACGCCTGGAGCTGACGCCTCGACCGGCGGACGGCCACGCCATCCTGGGCTACCATCTGGGTACGAGCACACGCGCGCTCGGACGTCGCGCGAGCGATCTGCGCAATTCCGGCGACGCCTGGGCCGTGGCGGTGCTGCGCGACGGCCGCACACTCATGCCGGAGGCCGCGGGTCCCCTGGCCCCGGGTGACTGGCTCTATCTGGTTGCCAAAGACGCCGACACCGCAACACTCGGCGATCTGCTGGTGTCTCGGGAAGCACCCGAATTCCTCGACGAGCGGGTGTTTTTCGGTGATTTCATCCTCAAGGGCAATGCGCCTCTCGGTGCGGTCGCGGCGCAATATGGTCAGCCCGTCCAGGACGGGATGGCAGGCATGACCTTGGAGCAATTCATGTGTGCCAAGCTCGACGAAGTGCCGGTCGTCGGGGACCGGGTTCGTTTGGGGAAGCTCGAGCTCGTCATCCGCGACATTCGGGGTGACAAGATCACTCAGGTCGGTCTGCGCATTCCGACTCACCTGTAA
- the nifU gene encoding Fe-S cluster assembly protein NifU codes for MWDYSEKVQEHFFNPRNAGAVTDANATGDVGSLSCGDALRLTLKVDPASEVILDAGFQTFGCGSAIASSSALTEIIKGMTLNEALEVTNQDIADYLDGLPAEKMHCSVMGREALQAAIANYRGEEWKDDHEEGALVCKCFAVDSVLIENTIRSNGLSTVEEVANYTKAGGGCSACHEGVEAILSRVLAEQGKAFDPYARAPEAAPSTGGRKLGNLERIRRIERSIEAIRPNLQRDHGDVELIDVDGKNVYVNMTGACVGCQMASTTLDGIQQRIVEDLGEFVRVLPAKAMRKSA; via the coding sequence ATGTGGGATTACTCGGAAAAGGTCCAGGAGCACTTCTTCAATCCCCGCAACGCGGGAGCGGTCACGGATGCCAATGCGACGGGTGACGTGGGATCCCTGTCCTGCGGCGATGCATTACGCCTGACCCTCAAGGTCGACCCGGCGAGCGAGGTGATCCTCGATGCCGGCTTTCAGACCTTCGGCTGCGGCTCGGCCATCGCCTCCAGCTCGGCGCTGACCGAGATCATCAAAGGCATGACGCTCAACGAGGCACTCGAGGTCACCAATCAGGACATCGCCGACTATCTCGACGGACTGCCGGCCGAGAAGATGCATTGCTCGGTCATGGGTCGCGAGGCGCTGCAAGCGGCGATCGCCAACTATCGCGGCGAGGAATGGAAGGACGACCACGAGGAAGGCGCACTGGTGTGCAAGTGCTTCGCGGTGGATTCGGTCCTGATCGAGAACACCATCCGCTCCAACGGTCTCTCCACGGTCGAAGAGGTCGCCAACTACACCAAGGCCGGCGGCGGCTGCTCGGCCTGTCACGAAGGGGTCGAGGCCATCCTGAGCCGCGTCCTCGCCGAGCAGGGCAAGGCGTTCGACCCCTATGCCAGAGCGCCCGAAGCGGCACCGTCGACCGGCGGGCGCAAGCTCGGCAACCTGGAACGCATCCGCCGCATCGAGCGCTCCATCGAGGCGATCCGCCCGAACCTGCAGCGCGACCACGGCGACGTGGAGCTGATCGACGTCGACGGCAAGAACGTCTACGTGAACATGACCGGCGCCTGCGTGGGTTGCCAGATGGCCTCGACGACGCTCGACGGGATCCAACAGCGCATCGTCGAGGACCTCGGCGAGTTCGTGCGGGTGCTGCCGGCGAAAGCGATGCGCAAGAGCGCGTAG
- a CDS encoding GNAT family N-acetyltransferase, whose product MSYLIRPLDDAVEKDAFHCGQQDLDVYLRRYASQDVRRGVARVFVATSRDETRRPAGFFSLSAGSVSVEDLPLELARKLPRYPVPVALLGRLAVDETFKGRGLGSIMLSDACKKVIQASRVLAVAALLVDAKDPSAAAFYRHFGFTALPGRSDRLLLPERVLRKLFPRLDALDQSNRS is encoded by the coding sequence GTGAGCTATCTCATCCGGCCGCTCGATGACGCGGTCGAGAAGGACGCCTTTCACTGCGGTCAACAGGATCTAGACGTCTATTTGCGGCGTTATGCGTCGCAGGATGTGCGCCGAGGTGTGGCGCGGGTGTTTGTCGCCACGTCTCGGGATGAAACACGCCGGCCGGCAGGATTCTTCTCCTTGAGCGCAGGAAGCGTGAGTGTGGAGGACTTACCCTTGGAGTTGGCACGCAAGCTTCCCCGCTATCCGGTGCCAGTGGCGTTGCTCGGGCGCTTAGCCGTCGACGAGACCTTCAAGGGCCGAGGACTCGGTTCGATCATGCTGTCCGATGCCTGCAAAAAGGTCATTCAAGCCAGTCGTGTTCTGGCGGTTGCTGCGCTGTTGGTCGACGCCAAGGATCCATCGGCGGCGGCATTCTATCGGCACTTCGGCTTTACGGCCCTTCCGGGCCGATCCGACCGACTCCTATTGCCGGAGAGGGTATTGCGGAAACTCTTTCCCCGCTTGGACGCGCTCGATCAGAGCAACCGATCCTAA
- a CDS encoding DUF1778 domain-containing protein, protein MSQTANKDSRLHIRCDERTRQLLDKAAGYAQVNLSEFVLSRAIAAAERIVQQQESITLRVEDFQAFLAALDAPDGPNTALQRAVERHAEQVERS, encoded by the coding sequence ATGAGCCAGACCGCCAACAAAGACAGCCGCCTGCATATTCGCTGCGACGAGCGTACCCGACAGCTGCTTGACAAAGCGGCTGGCTACGCTCAAGTCAACCTGTCCGAGTTCGTCCTCTCCCGGGCCATTGCGGCGGCCGAGCGAATCGTGCAGCAGCAGGAATCGATAACCCTACGAGTCGAGGACTTCCAGGCGTTCTTAGCCGCGCTCGATGCCCCCGACGGACCCAATACCGCCTTGCAGCGTGCCGTGGAACGTCATGCCGAACAGGTCGAGCGTTCGTGA